The sequence AGTTTACTAAATCATCAATATGAATCCAAGAAAACCACTGTTGTCCTGTTCCCAAAGGCCCCCCAGCAAACAATCGAAATGGGGTTAACATTTTTCCTAATGCCCCCCCTTCTCCTAAAACAATACCGAACCTAAGAATAACTAACCGAGTATCTGTTGTCTCCACTTCTTTTGCAGCAGCTTCCCACTTCTGACACACCGAAGCCAGAAAATCATCTCCAGAATTGCTACTTTCATCAAAGGTTGCGGTTTCACTCGTGCCATAATACCCGACAGCAGACGCATTGACGAGAACTGTCGGTTTGGTTTCCGCCTTTGGCATCGCTTCCACAATATATTGAGTGGTTTTGATTCGAGAATCGAGAATTTCCTGTTTCCGTTCTGGAGTCCACGGTTCATCCGCAATTCCCGCACCCGCTAAATTAACCACTGCTTCTGAGTCTGCAATTTTCTCTTGCCATGCTCCCCCTTGCATCGGATCATACTGAACAATTTCCACTTTGGGAAAGACCTTCTTGGGAAATATGCGTTCTCCTCGTTGTTGATTGCGTGTGAAAACCAAGAGACTATGCCCAAGATTTGCTAATTTTTGCACCAGCCGTGTTCCGACAAAGCCAGTTCCACCTGTAATTGCAATTTTCATAAAAGCTAGTTTAGATTGATATTTTTAATTTACTCAAACCCATCATTATAGCGCGTCAAGGAAAGAAACTGAATTGGGAGATAGCAATTCTCTCCACTGGCGAGGTGCATGAGGACAGTTAGATTTTGAAAAGGAAATATTACGCTTGGTGCAGCAGCTAGATCACGCTGATTGATCCGAACCTAGAAGTCCCATCTCAGGAGAGGAAAGAGTTGAGGCAAGCGGGAAACTTACTCTACCGCATAAGCCACTTGTAACGCCCAAACAATTAAAGCAGCGATCGCGCCTAGGACAACAACCGAGGAAATCGCCACAACCACAGGTTTATCCGCCCCACTAAATT comes from Halothece sp. PCC 7418 and encodes:
- a CDS encoding TIGR01777 family oxidoreductase, coding for MKIAITGGTGFVGTRLVQKLANLGHSLLVFTRNQQRGERIFPKKVFPKVEIVQYDPMQGGAWQEKIADSEAVVNLAGAGIADEPWTPERKQEILDSRIKTTQYIVEAMPKAETKPTVLVNASAVGYYGTSETATFDESSNSGDDFLASVCQKWEAAAKEVETTDTRLVILRFGIVLGEGGALGKMLTPFRLFAGGPLGTGQQWFSWIHIDDLVNLIETAINSPDYQGIYNATAPNPVRMSELCENLGEVMKRPSWLPVPELALKLLLGEAAQAVLEGQKVLPKRTQEQGFTYQYPRVKPALADIVKP